In Qipengyuania psychrotolerans, one DNA window encodes the following:
- a CDS encoding phosphoribosyltransferase, protein MIRNLLFQNRAEAGKALGRALVDMKLADPVVLALPRGGVPVGYEVAKALGAPLDVILVRKIGAPGHKEYGIGAVVDGSAMQTVINEAAARMVGADRAYIEREVARELGVIERRREAYRSGPPVPVKGRTVVVIDDGIATGSTAMVALQALAKAGPSRIILAVPVAPRDSLNSLRGLCDDVVCLLMPEPFHAVGAHYRDFGQTSDDEVIRLLEDARLDIEDHADRMG, encoded by the coding sequence GTGATCCGGAATCTCCTGTTCCAGAACCGGGCCGAGGCTGGAAAGGCCCTCGGTCGCGCACTCGTCGACATGAAGCTGGCCGACCCGGTCGTTCTGGCGCTTCCGCGCGGAGGTGTCCCGGTTGGCTACGAGGTCGCAAAGGCTCTTGGCGCCCCGCTAGACGTCATCCTGGTTCGCAAAATCGGTGCGCCGGGACACAAGGAATACGGGATTGGCGCCGTTGTCGATGGCTCTGCAATGCAGACCGTCATCAACGAAGCAGCTGCACGCATGGTGGGGGCCGACCGTGCATATATCGAGCGCGAGGTTGCACGCGAACTCGGCGTCATCGAACGCCGGCGGGAGGCCTACCGGAGTGGTCCGCCGGTTCCGGTCAAGGGGCGGACGGTCGTCGTGATCGATGACGGGATAGCGACGGGGAGCACTGCGATGGTTGCGCTTCAGGCGCTGGCCAAGGCTGGCCCTTCCCGAATTATCCTTGCCGTTCCGGTGGCACCGCGCGATTCCTTGAACAGTTTGCGCGGCCTGTGCGACGACGTAGTCTGCCTCTTGATGCCCGAACCATTCCACGCGGTAGGTGCGCATTACCGGGACTTCGGCCAGACAAGCGACGATGAGGTTATCCGGCTTCTGGAGGACGCCCGCCTCGATATTGAGGATCACGCCGACCGCATGGGCTAG
- a CDS encoding dienelactone hydrolase family protein: protein MEHSVQDTHEVILPGEPPLHAILGVPVDALGLVIFAHGSGSGRLSPRNGYVAQRLRDAKLATLLLDLLSPAEETDRRNVFDISLLASRLRRATDWASQFEETRLLKPAYFGSSTGAGAALRAAAGDERIVSVVSRGGRPDLAGRSALAAVKAPTLLIVGSLDEPVITLNRLAAGALGCVHEIAIVPGATHLFEETGTLDEVVELAGDWFRTHFRGVVP from the coding sequence ATGGAACATTCGGTCCAAGATACACACGAAGTGATATTGCCCGGCGAACCTCCCCTGCACGCCATACTTGGCGTACCGGTCGATGCGCTGGGCCTCGTGATCTTCGCTCATGGCAGCGGCAGCGGCAGGCTAAGCCCGCGCAATGGCTATGTCGCACAGCGCCTGCGGGACGCCAAGCTGGCAACGCTGCTGCTCGACCTTCTTTCGCCGGCAGAGGAAACCGATCGCCGTAATGTATTCGACATATCCCTGTTGGCATCGCGTCTTCGCAGGGCAACGGACTGGGCATCGCAGTTCGAGGAAACACGTTTACTCAAACCGGCATATTTCGGGTCCAGCACCGGCGCTGGCGCAGCGCTGCGGGCAGCTGCGGGTGATGAGCGTATCGTATCAGTCGTTTCCCGCGGAGGCCGCCCGGATCTTGCGGGAAGATCGGCGCTCGCGGCAGTGAAGGCGCCGACCTTGCTCATCGTCGGTTCGCTCGACGAGCCGGTCATCACGCTGAACCGATTGGCCGCCGGGGCGCTTGGCTGCGTCCATGAGATTGCCATAGTGCCGGGGGCCACCCACCTGTTCGAGGAAACCGGTACGCTCGACGAGGTTGTCGAACTCGCCGGGGACTGGTTTCGTACCCACTTCCGAGGAGTGGTGCCGTGA
- a CDS encoding erythromycin esterase family protein, with product MTIHQSDLPTKADIAASLRAHVENLPSPDSMAFGAQFDRYADARLVLLGEATHGTHEFYTARAAISRRLIEHHGFSIVAVEGDWPDIARLDDYVRLRGPRPRLGEPFVRFPTWMWRNEEMVGFIDWLRGHNADLPEEKRVSLRGLDVYSLSESIHAVIDYLERRDPSAAERARRRYGCITPWQDEPQLYGHAVERGGLAGACEDAVVEQLRELLDRRMDWIAQDGEAFFDAERNARIVRAAEQYYRSIYRGAAESWNLRDRHMFETLQALMAHHHDARAIVWAHNSHVGNAAATSMGWRGEFNIGELVRAAYGDGAVLIGFGTDRGTVAAASDWGASMEVMQLRPARDDSWEGAFRAIGSMRCLLDWRRSDDSSLKAALSRTMLERAVGVVYRPQSEFLSHYFESVLGEQFDAFVWFEDTRAVTPLGPERPHGAPEIWPFGL from the coding sequence ATGACGATCCATCAATCTGATCTTCCCACAAAAGCAGACATCGCCGCATCGTTGCGCGCGCACGTTGAGAACCTCCCGTCACCTGACAGTATGGCGTTCGGCGCTCAGTTCGACCGCTATGCGGACGCGCGCCTCGTCCTGTTGGGGGAGGCGACACACGGAACGCATGAATTCTATACTGCGCGCGCAGCTATTTCGCGCAGGCTTATCGAGCACCACGGCTTCTCGATCGTCGCTGTCGAAGGGGACTGGCCCGACATCGCGCGACTGGACGACTATGTCCGCTTGCGCGGCCCGCGTCCGCGTCTGGGCGAACCGTTCGTCCGTTTTCCAACCTGGATGTGGCGTAACGAGGAGATGGTCGGTTTCATCGACTGGCTGCGGGGCCACAATGCGGACCTGCCCGAGGAAAAGCGGGTCAGCCTGCGCGGTCTCGATGTCTACAGCCTCAGCGAATCCATCCATGCTGTCATCGATTATCTGGAGCGCCGCGATCCATCAGCGGCCGAGAGGGCGCGTCGGCGTTATGGCTGCATAACGCCCTGGCAGGACGAACCGCAGCTTTATGGCCACGCGGTCGAGAGAGGCGGGCTGGCCGGAGCGTGTGAGGATGCGGTGGTGGAACAACTCCGCGAACTCCTCGACCGGCGGATGGACTGGATCGCGCAGGACGGTGAGGCCTTCTTCGATGCAGAGCGCAATGCGCGGATCGTGCGCGCGGCGGAGCAATATTATCGCTCGATCTACCGCGGTGCTGCCGAAAGCTGGAATCTGCGCGATCGGCACATGTTTGAAACGCTTCAGGCGTTGATGGCCCATCACCACGATGCTCGCGCCATTGTCTGGGCGCACAATTCGCACGTCGGCAATGCGGCAGCGACATCGATGGGCTGGCGCGGGGAATTCAACATCGGTGAGCTGGTCCGCGCCGCTTATGGCGACGGGGCAGTCCTGATCGGTTTCGGGACAGATCGCGGGACCGTTGCTGCGGCGTCGGACTGGGGTGCGTCAATGGAAGTCATGCAATTGCGGCCGGCACGCGACGACAGCTGGGAAGGGGCTTTCCGCGCGATCGGTTCGATGCGGTGCCTGCTCGATTGGCGTCGCAGCGATGACAGCTCGCTGAAGGCTGCGTTATCCCGGACCATGTTGGAACGCGCGGTAGGGGTCGTTTATCGGCCGCAAAGCGAATTCCTCAGCCATTACTTCGAATCGGTACTGGGCGAGCAATTCGATGCTTTCGTCTGGTTTGAAGACACCCGCGCCGTGACGCCGCTGGGCCCCGAGCGCCCGCACGGCGCCCCCGAGATATGGCCATTCGGACTTTGA
- a CDS encoding Crp/Fnr family transcriptional regulator, which produces MMSNNLQFDRAIGMPARAGEILFLRGEPCEHLFEVRRGVARAVATSYEGDRQVLAFFFPGDVFGLPLADEHRFSAEAVTDIIHTKYSSTGWQAQLAQTCQQEKSILNAVWQEEKAFIARGLVLGRVTALARLSAFLIALTHRLPSPEGLCALELPQTDIASYLATSPETVCRNLRHLRELKVIAMPRRDRFAVLHPGRLEMLAEGIHN; this is translated from the coding sequence ATGATGAGCAACAATCTGCAATTCGATCGTGCGATCGGGATGCCCGCCCGTGCCGGAGAAATACTCTTCCTTCGGGGAGAGCCTTGCGAGCATCTGTTCGAGGTAAGGCGAGGCGTCGCGCGTGCAGTTGCAACCTCGTATGAAGGGGATCGCCAGGTCCTCGCGTTCTTTTTCCCTGGCGATGTGTTCGGCTTGCCCCTGGCTGACGAGCACCGGTTTTCAGCCGAGGCCGTGACGGATATCATCCATACCAAGTACTCGTCGACCGGCTGGCAGGCCCAATTGGCGCAGACGTGCCAGCAAGAGAAATCTATCCTGAATGCCGTCTGGCAGGAAGAGAAGGCATTCATCGCACGCGGCCTGGTTCTTGGGCGGGTAACTGCGCTGGCCAGACTGTCTGCTTTTCTGATCGCCCTGACCCACCGCCTGCCCTCACCAGAGGGGTTGTGCGCGCTTGAATTGCCGCAGACCGACATCGCATCCTACCTGGCGACTTCGCCGGAAACGGTCTGCCGAAATCTGCGGCACCTGCGCGAGCTGAAAGTGATCGCCATGCCGCGCAGGGACCGGTTTGCAGTGCTCCATCCGGGGCGGCTGGAGATGCTCGCGGAGGGCATCCATAACTAG
- a CDS encoding ribose-phosphate diphosphokinase, with protein MKPLLFTLHAAPSLVQGILADEAFELGKLDHRQFPDGESYIRLRSAVKERAVIFLCSLDRPDERLAPLLLAADAARRQGASKIGLIAPYLAYMRQDCAFRPGEAISAETFAGILSLHFDWLVTLEPHLHRIASLDEIFGIPAIAAQATEPVGNWIAANVERPFLIGPDEESAPWIERIAAYAGCDFAVLDKVRTGDRDVRISGTLGARMASKTPVVIDDIVSSGATMEAILAQISQSSKARSVYIAVHVVSERDFGAELHTGWNADFVSCNSVFHPSNQIDIAPSVLAEIHRSLDADQTRHRL; from the coding sequence GTGAAGCCGCTCCTGTTCACGCTCCATGCCGCGCCCAGCCTGGTACAAGGCATCCTTGCCGATGAGGCGTTCGAGCTAGGCAAGCTCGACCACCGGCAGTTCCCTGATGGCGAAAGCTATATTCGCTTGCGAAGTGCAGTGAAGGAGCGGGCGGTGATCTTCCTGTGCAGCCTCGATCGCCCTGACGAGCGACTGGCACCGCTACTCCTGGCCGCCGATGCTGCGCGCCGGCAGGGAGCGAGCAAGATTGGCCTGATTGCGCCCTATCTGGCCTACATGCGGCAGGATTGCGCGTTCCGGCCCGGGGAGGCGATCTCGGCAGAGACCTTTGCCGGCATCCTGTCGCTACATTTCGACTGGCTGGTGACGCTTGAGCCGCACCTCCACCGCATCGCCAGCCTCGATGAAATTTTCGGAATTCCTGCAATAGCCGCCCAGGCGACCGAGCCTGTCGGCAATTGGATTGCAGCCAATGTGGAGCGTCCATTCCTGATCGGTCCAGACGAGGAAAGCGCGCCTTGGATCGAACGTATCGCGGCCTACGCCGGGTGCGATTTCGCGGTTCTGGACAAGGTCCGCACAGGCGACCGCGATGTCCGGATATCGGGGACGCTCGGCGCGAGGATGGCTAGCAAGACCCCGGTCGTTATCGACGACATCGTGTCGAGCGGAGCAACGATGGAAGCTATCCTTGCCCAGATATCGCAGAGCTCAAAAGCGCGATCAGTTTACATTGCTGTCCACGTCGTTTCCGAACGGGATTTCGGTGCGGAACTTCATACGGGCTGGAATGCCGACTTTGTCAGCTGCAACAGCGTATTTCACCCAAGCAATCAGATCGATATCGCTCCATCAGTCCTGGCCGAAATCCACCGCAGTCTGGATGCTGATCAGACCCGTCATCGCCTGTGA